Proteins from a single region of Nocardiopsis dassonvillei subsp. dassonvillei DSM 43111:
- a CDS encoding F0F1 ATP synthase subunit delta → MRGISRTSLAEVTRRLDENVLASAGTPQSGVSLGSELFEVVALLGNEHSLRRWLADQANPAEAKSGLIGQLLESRVSPSAVLVAGDVVSARWSGPRDLVDAMERMAVYATVAQLQTASGLDELEDELFRFQRIVIAQPALRDALTRDGAAPELRLSLVENLLSGKVHPATLVLVGEAVARPRGRTLEQALDNFGQLVAERAKRYVAVVRSAVALSEQQQSRLGAALSRAYGRDIHLNIEVAPEIVGGLSIQVGDEVIDGTIAGRIAEAQRRLAG, encoded by the coding sequence ATGCGTGGTATCAGCCGCACGTCGCTGGCCGAGGTGACCCGGCGCCTGGACGAGAACGTCCTGGCGTCGGCGGGCACCCCGCAGAGCGGCGTCTCCCTGGGCAGCGAGCTCTTCGAGGTCGTCGCCCTGCTGGGGAACGAGCACTCGCTGCGCCGCTGGCTCGCCGACCAGGCGAACCCGGCCGAGGCCAAGAGCGGCCTGATCGGGCAGCTCCTGGAGAGCAGGGTGTCGCCGTCCGCGGTCCTCGTGGCCGGTGACGTGGTCTCGGCCAGGTGGTCGGGTCCGCGCGACCTGGTGGACGCGATGGAGCGGATGGCGGTCTACGCGACCGTCGCCCAGCTCCAGACCGCCTCGGGGCTCGACGAGCTGGAGGACGAGCTGTTCCGCTTCCAGCGGATCGTCATCGCCCAGCCCGCGCTCCGCGACGCCCTCACCCGTGACGGGGCCGCCCCCGAGCTGCGCCTCTCCCTCGTGGAGAACCTGCTCTCGGGCAAGGTGCACCCCGCGACGCTGGTCCTGGTCGGTGAAGCGGTCGCCCGACCCAGGGGACGTACCCTGGAGCAGGCGCTGGACAACTTCGGACAACTCGTCGCCGAGCGCGCCAAGCGCTACGTCGCCGTCGTCCGCAGCGCCGTCGCCCTGAGCGAGCAACAGCAGTCCCGGCTCGGAGCCGCGCTCTCGCGCGCCTACGGCCGCGACATCCACCTCAACATCGAGGTCGCCCCCGAGATCGTGGGTGGCCTGTCCATCCAGGTGGGTGACGAGGTCATCGACGGGACCATCGCCGGGCGTATCGCCGAGGCCCAACGCCGCCTGGCCGGCTGA
- a CDS encoding cation:proton antiporter, with the protein MEGDAAQTLGMLLLILMAAFLAPLVTDRLAAFVVVPSVVLEIVFGIVLGPSLLGLVRETETVAMLADLGLALLMFMAGYEVDFARIRGRPLRRAALAWLCSVALGMGTGWALFGASQTALIIGLALITTALGTVLPILRDSGGLEGAFGARFMASGTMGEFGPIVLITLLLSGYRPLEATLLLVGFFVLAGLSAWRATRPPSERLTRLIRATLGSSTQVAVRLCILVIVLFVWLAASLRLDALLGAFAAGIIVRLMFTTHHPGSVERVESKMDAVGFGFLIPVFFVVTGVRFDLSALLADPVALLLVPLLLAAFLVVRGGPEYLLSRGDVPGRQRLPLALFSATALPLIAVLATIGTDTGALDGATAAALLGAGVLSVLVLPQVGGALLRRSRTAAGEAER; encoded by the coding sequence ATGGAAGGCGACGCCGCGCAGACACTGGGCATGCTGCTCCTGATCCTCATGGCGGCCTTCCTCGCCCCGCTGGTCACCGACCGGCTGGCCGCGTTCGTGGTCGTCCCCTCGGTCGTGCTGGAGATCGTCTTCGGCATCGTCCTGGGGCCCTCCCTCCTCGGGCTGGTCCGCGAGACCGAGACGGTGGCGATGCTTGCCGACCTCGGGCTCGCGCTGCTCATGTTCATGGCCGGGTACGAGGTCGACTTCGCGCGGATCAGGGGCAGGCCGCTGCGACGGGCGGCGCTGGCCTGGCTGTGCTCGGTCGCCCTCGGGATGGGGACGGGGTGGGCCCTGTTCGGCGCCTCCCAGACGGCCCTGATCATCGGTCTGGCCCTGATCACCACCGCGCTGGGCACGGTGCTGCCCATCCTGCGGGACTCCGGGGGGCTGGAGGGCGCCTTCGGTGCCCGTTTCATGGCGTCCGGGACGATGGGGGAGTTCGGGCCGATCGTGCTGATCACCCTGCTGCTCAGCGGTTACCGCCCGTTGGAGGCGACGCTGCTGCTGGTCGGGTTCTTCGTCCTCGCTGGTCTCTCGGCCTGGCGCGCGACCCGTCCGCCCTCGGAGCGGCTGACGCGGCTCATCCGGGCCACCCTCGGCTCCAGCACCCAGGTGGCCGTGCGCCTGTGCATCCTGGTGATCGTGCTGTTCGTGTGGCTGGCGGCGAGCCTGCGGCTGGACGCGCTGCTGGGCGCCTTCGCGGCGGGGATCATCGTGCGGCTGATGTTCACCACCCACCATCCGGGCTCGGTCGAGCGGGTGGAGTCGAAGATGGACGCCGTCGGTTTCGGCTTCCTGATACCGGTGTTCTTCGTGGTGACGGGGGTGCGCTTCGACCTGTCGGCCCTGCTGGCCGACCCGGTGGCGCTGCTGCTGGTCCCCCTGCTGCTGGCGGCCTTCCTGGTCGTGCGGGGCGGCCCCGAGTACCTGCTGTCGCGGGGCGACGTCCCCGGGCGCCAGCGGCTCCCCCTGGCGCTGTTCTCGGCGACCGCGCTGCCCCTGATCGCGGTCCTGGCGACGATCGGGACCGACACGGGCGCCCTCGACGGCGCCACCGCCGCCGCGCTTCTGGGCGCGGGCGTGCTGAGCGTGCTCGTCCTGCCCCAGGTGGGCGGCGCCCTGCTGCGCCGCTCCCGGACCGCGGCGGGGGAGGCGGAGCGTTAG
- a CDS encoding F0F1 ATP synthase subunit epsilon has translation MSKKLFVEIVSPEREIWAGEGDMVIAKTVEGEMGVQPGHVPVLSLLAHDAVVRVLGARETGEVRAAAHGGFVSVSGEGRVSILAETAELAEDIDVDRARTALKGAAESGDNVALGRARSRLRAAGEEVA, from the coding sequence GTGTCGAAGAAGCTTTTCGTCGAGATCGTCTCGCCCGAACGTGAGATTTGGGCGGGCGAGGGCGACATGGTCATCGCGAAGACCGTCGAGGGTGAGATGGGTGTCCAGCCCGGGCACGTCCCGGTGCTGTCGCTGCTCGCCCACGACGCGGTCGTCCGCGTGCTGGGCGCGCGGGAGACCGGCGAGGTCCGGGCCGCCGCGCACGGCGGGTTCGTCTCGGTCTCGGGTGAGGGACGCGTCTCCATCCTCGCCGAGACCGCCGAGCTCGCCGAGGACATCGATGTGGACCGCGCGCGTACGGCGCTGAAGGGCGCGGCCGAGTCCGGCGACAACGTCGCCCTGGGCCGTGCCCGCAGCCGTCTGCGGGCCGCGGGCGAGGAAGTCGCCTAG
- a CDS encoding M28 family peptidase → MRTSSEGKPPRGAAAPASRRRAATAGAAAVLMAVAALASSPAHAEPGPPGHAGPPDHSGAPGHAGPPAHAGRPGEDPPLSERVSAEAIREHLENLDTIAEYNGGNRATNTPGYDVAALYIEDQLERAGYEPYRHEYEYELWRENSPAVLAQTAPEQVAYEAETDYATMSYSGSGDVTAPAVAVNADSAASGCSPDDFADFPEGAVAITVRGTCPFSDKVDNAAAAGAAAALVVNNEDEVFLGTVGEHSAIPALGVSGTLGAELLAAEGLELRVSVDAEVSNETSYSVLAETPGGRDDNVVVVGGHLDSVEDGPGINDNGSGAAFLLETAIQLAEQEEPDNKVRFAFWGTEEEGLVGSTRYVEDLTAQEVEDIALYLNFDMIGSHNYGRFVLDGRMELPGSVAAPSGSGAIAKVFEDYFAAQDQVSEPGVLSGRSDYQAFMTAGIPSGGLFSGADGVKTEEQVEWYGGTAGEQFDPYYHTADDTMEHINWDSVAELSAAGAHGVEFFAESTLPVNGVLRTTAAPDFPRLGDGWLR, encoded by the coding sequence TTGCGCACCAGTTCCGAAGGGAAGCCGCCGCGTGGAGCGGCCGCCCCCGCCTCCCGGCGCCGCGCCGCCACGGCCGGCGCCGCGGCCGTGCTGATGGCCGTCGCCGCCCTGGCGTCCTCCCCCGCCCACGCCGAACCCGGGCCGCCCGGGCACGCCGGGCCCCCGGACCACTCCGGAGCCCCCGGGCACGCGGGGCCGCCCGCGCACGCGGGCAGGCCGGGCGAGGACCCGCCGCTGTCGGAGCGGGTGAGTGCGGAGGCCATCCGCGAGCACCTGGAGAACCTCGACACCATCGCCGAGTACAACGGCGGCAACCGGGCCACGAACACCCCCGGCTACGACGTCGCCGCCCTCTACATCGAGGACCAGCTGGAGCGCGCCGGGTACGAGCCCTACCGGCACGAGTACGAGTACGAGCTGTGGCGGGAGAACTCCCCGGCCGTCCTCGCCCAGACCGCGCCGGAGCAGGTCGCCTACGAGGCCGAGACCGACTACGCGACCATGAGCTACTCCGGCTCGGGCGACGTCACCGCCCCGGCGGTGGCCGTCAACGCCGACAGCGCCGCGAGCGGCTGCTCCCCCGACGACTTCGCCGACTTCCCCGAGGGCGCGGTCGCGATCACCGTGCGCGGCACCTGCCCGTTCTCGGACAAGGTGGACAACGCCGCCGCCGCGGGGGCCGCGGCCGCCCTGGTGGTCAACAACGAGGACGAGGTCTTCCTGGGCACCGTGGGCGAGCACTCGGCCATCCCCGCCCTGGGCGTGTCCGGAACGCTGGGCGCGGAGCTGCTGGCCGCCGAGGGCCTGGAGCTGCGGGTGAGCGTGGACGCCGAGGTCAGCAACGAGACCTCCTACAGCGTCCTGGCCGAGACCCCGGGCGGCCGGGACGACAACGTGGTGGTCGTGGGCGGCCACCTGGACAGCGTCGAGGACGGCCCCGGCATCAACGACAACGGCAGCGGCGCGGCCTTCCTGCTGGAGACCGCCATCCAGCTGGCCGAGCAGGAGGAGCCCGACAACAAGGTGCGGTTCGCCTTCTGGGGCACCGAGGAGGAGGGCCTGGTCGGTTCCACCCGGTACGTGGAGGACCTGACCGCGCAGGAGGTCGAGGACATCGCCCTCTACCTCAACTTCGACATGATCGGCTCGCACAACTACGGCCGGTTCGTGCTGGACGGCCGGATGGAGCTGCCCGGGTCCGTGGCCGCCCCGTCGGGCTCCGGCGCGATCGCGAAGGTCTTCGAGGACTACTTCGCCGCCCAGGACCAGGTCAGCGAGCCCGGCGTGCTGAGCGGGCGCAGCGACTACCAGGCCTTCATGACCGCGGGCATCCCGTCGGGCGGCCTGTTCAGCGGCGCCGACGGCGTCAAGACCGAGGAGCAGGTCGAGTGGTACGGCGGTACGGCGGGCGAGCAGTTCGACCCGTACTACCACACCGCCGACGACACCATGGAGCACATCAACTGGGACTCGGTGGCCGAGCTGTCGGCGGCCGGTGCGCACGGCGTGGAGTTCTTCGCCGAGAGCACCCTGCCGGTGAACGGTGTGCTGCGCACGACGGCCGCGCCCGACTTCCCGCGCCTGGGCGACGGCTGGCTCAGGTAG
- the atpA gene encoding F0F1 ATP synthase subunit alpha: MAELTIRPDEIRDALQRFVQSYEPEATRAEEVGTVTYSGDGIARVGGLPSAMANELLQFEDGTLGLAQNLEIGEIGVVVLGDFTSIEEGQKVRRTGQLLSVPVGDNFLGRVVDPLGAPIDGKGEIESTERRELELQAATVMERKPVHEPLQTGIKAIDSMTPVGRGQRQLVIGDRQTGKTAVCIDAIINQKANWESGDPDKQVRCIYVAIGQKGSTIAGVRGALEEAGAMEYTTIVAAPASEAAGFKYLAPYTGSALGQHWMYEGKHVLIVFDDLTKQAEAYRAVSLLLRRPPGREAYPGDVFYLHSRLLERCAKLSDEMGKGSMTALPIIETKAGDVSAYIPTNVISITDGQVFLESDLFNQGQRPAINVGVSVSRVGGAAQTKAMKKVSGTLRLGLAQYRELEAFSAFGSDLDAVSKQQLERGARLMELLKQGQYSPFSMEKQVVSIWAGTTGRVDDVPVEDVRRFEEDFLDHLSREHQGILDTIRESGKFEDETEKSLDSALEKFKQGFQTSAGTLLGTEAEAEALDEEKVGQETIKVAKGGK, from the coding sequence ATGGCGGAGCTGACGATCCGGCCGGACGAGATCCGGGACGCGCTACAGCGCTTCGTCCAGTCGTACGAGCCTGAAGCCACCCGCGCGGAAGAGGTCGGTACCGTCACCTACTCCGGTGACGGCATCGCCCGCGTCGGTGGCCTTCCCTCGGCGATGGCGAACGAGCTGCTCCAGTTCGAGGACGGCACCCTGGGCCTGGCCCAGAACCTCGAGATCGGTGAGATCGGTGTCGTCGTGCTGGGTGACTTCACCAGCATCGAGGAGGGCCAGAAGGTGCGCCGCACCGGCCAGCTCCTCTCGGTGCCGGTGGGTGACAACTTCCTCGGCCGCGTGGTGGACCCCCTGGGCGCCCCCATCGACGGCAAGGGTGAGATCGAGTCCACCGAACGCCGTGAGCTGGAGCTCCAGGCGGCGACCGTGATGGAGCGCAAGCCCGTCCACGAGCCGCTCCAGACCGGTATCAAGGCGATCGACTCGATGACCCCGGTCGGCCGCGGCCAGCGCCAGCTGGTCATCGGCGACCGCCAGACCGGCAAGACCGCGGTCTGCATCGACGCGATCATCAACCAGAAGGCCAACTGGGAGTCGGGCGACCCCGACAAGCAGGTGCGCTGCATCTACGTCGCGATCGGCCAGAAGGGCTCGACCATCGCCGGTGTGCGTGGCGCCCTCGAAGAGGCCGGCGCGATGGAGTACACCACCATCGTCGCCGCCCCGGCGTCCGAGGCGGCCGGCTTCAAGTACCTGGCCCCCTACACCGGCTCGGCCCTGGGCCAGCACTGGATGTACGAGGGCAAGCACGTCCTCATCGTCTTCGACGACCTCACCAAGCAGGCCGAGGCCTACCGTGCGGTGTCGCTGCTGCTGCGCCGCCCGCCGGGCCGCGAGGCCTACCCCGGTGACGTCTTCTACCTGCACTCCCGGCTGCTGGAGCGCTGCGCCAAGCTCTCCGACGAGATGGGCAAGGGGTCGATGACCGCCCTGCCGATCATCGAGACCAAGGCGGGCGACGTCTCGGCGTACATCCCCACCAACGTCATCTCCATCACCGACGGCCAGGTCTTCCTGGAGTCGGACCTGTTCAACCAGGGCCAGCGCCCGGCGATCAACGTCGGTGTGTCGGTCTCCCGTGTCGGTGGCGCCGCGCAGACCAAGGCCATGAAGAAGGTCTCGGGCACCCTGCGGCTGGGCCTGGCCCAGTACCGCGAGCTGGAGGCGTTCTCCGCCTTCGGTTCGGACCTGGACGCCGTCTCCAAGCAGCAGCTGGAGCGCGGTGCCCGCCTGATGGAGCTCCTCAAGCAGGGCCAGTACTCGCCGTTCTCCATGGAGAAGCAGGTCGTCTCGATCTGGGCCGGCACCACCGGCCGCGTCGACGACGTCCCGGTCGAGGACGTGCGCCGCTTCGAGGAGGACTTCCTCGACCACCTGAGCCGCGAGCACCAGGGCATCCTCGACACCATCCGCGAGAGCGGCAAGTTCGAGGACGAGACCGAGAAGTCCCTCGACTCGGCGCTGGAGAAGTTCAAGCAGGGCTTCCAGACCTCCGCCGGGACCCTCCTGGGCACCGAGGCCGAGGCCGAGGCGCTGGACGAGGAGAAGGTCGGCCAGGAGACCATCAAGGTCGCCAAGGGCGGGAAGTAA
- the atpE gene encoding ATP synthase F0 subunit C, whose protein sequence is MDIAAITGNINTIGYGISVIGAGIGVGIVFGLGMQAIARQPEARGPLQTNIYLGFALIEALAILGFVLAFAAPTGS, encoded by the coding sequence ATGGACATCGCTGCGATCACCGGCAACATCAACACCATCGGTTACGGCATCAGCGTCATCGGCGCCGGTATCGGTGTCGGTATCGTCTTCGGTCTCGGTATGCAGGCCATCGCCCGCCAGCCCGAGGCGCGCGGTCCGCTCCAGACCAACATCTACCTGGGCTTCGCCCTCATCGAGGCCCTGGCCATCCTGGGCTTCGTTCTCGCCTTCGCCGCCCCCACCGGTTCCTGA
- a CDS encoding cob(I)yrinic acid a,c-diamide adenosyltransferase: MTKRDTDKPVVLSKIYTRTGDSGTTALGDMSRTGKNDTRLVGYADTEEANAAIGTALALGELPDDVRDLLGRIQNELFDLGADLSTPIVPDPEYPPLRVLPEYVTRLEEACDAYNADLPTLRSFILPGGSPTVALMHTARIVVRRAERSVWAAVEEHGETVNPLTAQYLNRLSDLLFILGRYVAREGDEVLWKPGGER, translated from the coding sequence ATGACCAAACGGGACACCGACAAGCCGGTCGTGCTGTCGAAGATCTACACGCGCACCGGCGACTCCGGGACGACGGCGCTCGGCGACATGAGCCGGACCGGCAAGAACGACACGCGCCTGGTGGGCTACGCCGACACCGAGGAGGCCAACGCCGCGATCGGCACCGCCCTGGCGCTGGGCGAGCTGCCCGACGACGTCCGGGACCTGCTCGGACGGATCCAGAACGAGCTGTTCGACCTGGGCGCCGACCTGTCCACGCCGATCGTGCCCGACCCGGAGTACCCGCCGCTGCGGGTCCTGCCCGAGTACGTCACCCGACTGGAGGAGGCCTGCGACGCCTACAACGCCGACCTGCCCACCCTGCGCAGCTTCATCCTGCCCGGGGGCTCCCCCACCGTGGCGCTCATGCACACCGCCCGGATCGTGGTCCGGCGGGCCGAACGCAGCGTGTGGGCGGCCGTCGAGGAGCACGGCGAGACCGTCAACCCGCTCACCGCCCAGTACCTCAACCGGCTCTCCGACCTGCTGTTCATCCTCGGCCGGTACGTCGCCCGGGAGGGCGACGAGGTCCTGTGGAAGCCCGGCGGCGAACGCTGA
- a CDS encoding F0F1 ATP synthase subunit gamma — MGAQLRVYRRRIRSTKSMAKITRAMELIATTRITKAQRAAEAAGPYAREITRAVSALASRVTDHPLLTEAENPTRAAVLVITSDKGLAGAFSTNVLKEADSLTQLLREQGKEVLTYMVGRKGVGFYKFRDRPLEAQWEGFTERPTYAHAQEIGSALMEKFSADAADGGVDEIHVVSTEFVSMLTQRAGAVRALPLEVEEVDSSELEAVHGSEPLPLYEFEPSAEEVLDQLLPQYVVNRIYFSLLESSASQQASRRAAMKAATDNAEELAKNLTRLANQARQAEITNELSEIVGGADALAAASAGSE; from the coding sequence ATGGGTGCACAGCTTCGCGTCTATCGCCGGAGGATCCGCTCGACGAAGTCGATGGCGAAGATCACCCGCGCGATGGAGCTCATCGCCACGACGCGCATCACCAAGGCGCAGCGTGCGGCGGAGGCTGCTGGGCCCTACGCGCGGGAGATCACCCGGGCGGTCTCGGCCCTGGCCAGCCGGGTGACCGATCACCCTCTGCTGACCGAGGCCGAGAACCCCACCCGCGCCGCCGTCCTGGTCATCACCAGCGACAAGGGCCTGGCGGGCGCCTTCTCGACCAACGTGCTCAAGGAGGCGGACTCCCTCACCCAGCTCCTGCGCGAGCAGGGCAAGGAGGTCCTCACCTACATGGTGGGCCGCAAGGGCGTGGGCTTCTACAAGTTCCGCGACCGCCCCCTCGAGGCGCAGTGGGAGGGCTTCACCGAGCGCCCCACCTACGCGCACGCCCAGGAGATCGGCTCCGCCCTCATGGAGAAGTTCTCCGCCGACGCCGCCGACGGCGGGGTCGACGAGATCCACGTGGTCTCCACGGAGTTCGTCTCGATGCTGACCCAGCGCGCGGGGGCCGTCCGGGCCCTGCCGCTGGAGGTGGAGGAGGTCGACAGCTCCGAGCTGGAGGCCGTGCACGGGAGCGAGCCGCTTCCGCTGTACGAGTTCGAGCCCTCGGCGGAGGAGGTCCTGGACCAGCTGCTGCCGCAGTACGTCGTCAACAGGATCTACTTCTCGCTCCTGGAGTCGTCCGCCTCCCAGCAGGCCTCCCGCCGCGCCGCCATGAAGGCGGCCACGGACAACGCCGAGGAACTCGCCAAGAACCTGACCCGTCTGGCCAACCAGGCACGTCAGGCTGAGATCACCAATGAGCTCAGTGAGATTGTCGGCGGTGCCGACGCGCTCGCTGCTGCCAGCGCGGGAAGTGAGTAA
- a CDS encoding MTH1187 family thiamine-binding protein: MADMSTIVAFSVAPLGTGESVAPAVARAVRVVRESGLPNETSAMFTSVEGEWDEVMDVVKRAVQAAGEGASRVSLTLKADVREGVTDGLRSKVEAVERELGDA; encoded by the coding sequence ATGGCCGACATGAGTACGATCGTCGCTTTCTCCGTCGCCCCTCTCGGAACCGGTGAGTCCGTCGCCCCCGCCGTCGCACGCGCGGTGCGGGTGGTCCGGGAGAGCGGACTGCCCAACGAGACCTCCGCCATGTTCACCAGCGTCGAGGGTGAGTGGGACGAGGTCATGGACGTCGTCAAGCGCGCCGTGCAGGCCGCGGGGGAGGGCGCCTCCCGGGTCAGCCTCACCCTCAAGGCCGACGTCCGCGAGGGCGTCACCGACGGCTTGCGCAGCAAGGTCGAGGCCGTCGAACGCGAACTCGGCGACGCCTGA
- the atpD gene encoding F0F1 ATP synthase subunit beta yields the protein MTATVEGTAGAGTATGRISRVTGPVVDVEFPVGSLPAIYNALHTDVTIGGKAKTITMEVAQHLGDNLVRTVSLAPQDGLVRGAEVRDTGAPISVPVGDVVKGHVFNTLGESLDVPTAELGVTERWPIHRKAPAFDQLESKTEMMVTGIKVIDLLTPYVRGGKIGLFGGAGVGKTVLIQEMITRIARNFGGVSVFAGVGERTREGTDLFLEMDEMEVLQDTALVFGQMDEPPGTRLRVALSALTMAEYFRDVQKQDVLLFIDNIFRFTQAGSEVSTLLGRMPSAVGYQPNLADEMGQLQERITSTRGHSITSMQAIYVPADDYTDPAPATTFAHLDATTELSRPISQKGIYPAVDPLTSTSRILDPQYVGEEHYQVAQRVKEILQRNNDLQDQIAILGMDELSEEDKIVVNRARRIERFLSQNMFVAEKFTGTPGVFVPLEETIASFKGLCDGEYDHLPEQAFLDVGNIDMAVEKAKKLQG from the coding sequence GTGACTGCGACAGTTGAAGGGACGGCTGGGGCTGGCACCGCCACCGGCCGGATCTCCCGGGTCACCGGCCCGGTCGTCGACGTGGAGTTCCCCGTCGGCTCCCTGCCTGCCATCTACAACGCCCTGCACACCGACGTGACCATCGGCGGCAAGGCCAAGACCATCACGATGGAGGTCGCCCAGCACCTGGGTGACAACCTCGTGCGCACGGTCTCCCTGGCCCCCCAGGACGGCCTCGTCCGCGGCGCCGAGGTGCGCGACACCGGCGCGCCCATCAGCGTGCCCGTCGGCGACGTCGTCAAGGGCCACGTGTTCAACACCCTGGGCGAGTCCCTGGACGTGCCGACCGCGGAGCTGGGCGTCACCGAGCGCTGGCCGATCCACCGCAAGGCCCCGGCCTTCGACCAGCTCGAGTCCAAGACCGAGATGATGGTCACGGGCATCAAGGTCATCGACCTGCTCACCCCGTACGTGCGCGGTGGCAAGATCGGCCTGTTCGGCGGCGCCGGTGTGGGCAAGACCGTGCTCATCCAGGAGATGATCACGCGTATCGCCCGCAACTTCGGTGGTGTGTCCGTGTTCGCCGGTGTCGGCGAGCGCACCCGTGAGGGTACGGACCTCTTCCTGGAGATGGACGAGATGGAGGTCCTCCAGGACACCGCCCTCGTCTTCGGCCAGATGGACGAGCCCCCGGGCACCCGTCTGCGGGTGGCCCTGTCCGCTCTGACGATGGCGGAGTACTTCCGCGACGTCCAGAAGCAGGACGTGCTGCTGTTCATCGACAACATCTTCCGTTTCACCCAGGCGGGTTCGGAGGTCTCCACGCTGCTGGGCCGCATGCCCTCGGCCGTGGGCTACCAGCCCAACCTGGCGGACGAGATGGGCCAGCTCCAGGAGCGGATCACCTCGACCCGCGGCCACTCGATCACCTCGATGCAGGCGATCTACGTGCCCGCGGACGACTACACCGACCCGGCTCCGGCAACCACCTTCGCCCACCTGGACGCGACGACCGAGCTCTCCCGCCCGATCTCGCAGAAGGGCATCTACCCGGCGGTGGACCCGCTGACCTCCACCTCCCGCATCCTCGACCCGCAGTACGTGGGCGAGGAGCACTACCAGGTGGCCCAGCGCGTCAAGGAGATCCTCCAGCGCAACAACGACCTCCAGGACCAGATCGCCATCCTCGGTATGGACGAGCTGTCCGAGGAGGACAAGATCGTCGTCAACCGGGCGCGCCGGATCGAGCGCTTCCTGTCGCAGAACATGTTCGTGGCCGAGAAGTTCACCGGCACCCCGGGCGTGTTCGTCCCCCTGGAGGAGACCATCGCCTCCTTCAAGGGCCTGTGCGACGGTGAGTACGACCACCTGCCCGAGCAGGCGTTCCTCGACGTCGGCAACATCGACATGGCCGTCGAGAAGGCCAAGAAGCTGCAGGGTTAG
- the atpF gene encoding F0F1 ATP synthase subunit B, which yields MVELAADYNILRIDWVKFTFGAIALAVVYFFVARKAVPKVMAVLDERHDAIEGGIERAKKAEAEAEVIRQQYREKLEESHREYAQELEKAKEQRAAIIAEAREEAQAEARRIVEAAHAQIEADRQQALVQLRNEVGALSTELASRIVGETLSDSAAQNRVIDRFLDELEQTDSTQQAEVR from the coding sequence TTGGTGGAGTTGGCAGCCGATTACAACATTCTGCGGATCGACTGGGTGAAGTTCACCTTCGGTGCGATCGCGCTCGCCGTGGTCTACTTCTTTGTCGCCCGCAAGGCGGTGCCGAAGGTCATGGCGGTCCTCGACGAGCGTCACGACGCCATCGAGGGCGGCATCGAGCGCGCCAAGAAGGCCGAGGCCGAGGCCGAGGTGATCCGCCAGCAGTACCGCGAGAAGCTCGAGGAATCGCACCGCGAGTACGCCCAGGAGCTGGAGAAGGCCAAGGAGCAGCGGGCCGCGATCATCGCCGAGGCGCGCGAGGAGGCCCAGGCCGAGGCGCGACGCATCGTCGAGGCGGCCCACGCCCAGATCGAGGCCGACCGCCAGCAGGCCCTGGTGCAGCTGCGCAACGAGGTCGGTGCGCTCTCCACCGAGCTGGCGAGCCGCATCGTCGGTGAGACCCTCAGCGACAGCGCCGCCCAGAACCGCGTCATCGACCGGTTCCTGGACGAGCTGGAGCAGACCGACAGCACGCAGCAGGCAGAGGTGCGCTGA
- a CDS encoding DUF2550 domain-containing protein — protein MQRLRPGAPWWESALWVFLALLVVLLALALAVTLRRWILVRRGGAVECYLRAVGARGRRGSWRIGFGRYGTENLGWFPIFSLRPRPTARLSRRGLVVVGRRAPAGDEGLPADLTVLQVGWLLADGSDPREAAYEIAMGEGTQTGFLSWLESMPPGTHWES, from the coding sequence ATGCAACGGCTCCGGCCCGGAGCACCCTGGTGGGAGTCCGCGCTGTGGGTGTTCCTCGCCCTGCTCGTCGTCCTGCTGGCGCTGGCGCTCGCCGTCACCCTGCGCCGCTGGATCCTCGTACGGCGCGGCGGCGCGGTGGAGTGCTACCTGCGCGCCGTCGGGGCGCGGGGCCGCAGGGGGTCCTGGCGTATCGGCTTCGGCCGGTACGGCACGGAGAACCTGGGCTGGTTCCCGATCTTCTCCCTCAGACCGCGGCCGACAGCCAGGCTGTCGCGCCGCGGTCTCGTCGTCGTGGGGCGGCGCGCCCCCGCCGGGGACGAGGGCCTGCCCGCGGACCTCACGGTGCTCCAGGTGGGCTGGTTGCTCGCCGACGGCTCCGACCCCCGCGAGGCGGCCTACGAGATCGCCATGGGCGAGGGCACCCAGACCGGCTTCCTGTCGTGGCTGGAGTCGATGCCCCCGGGAACGCACTGGGAGAGCTGA